The window TTGCCCCATCCGCCCTTTTGTAATGAGGATTTCACTCATCCCAAATTTTTCAAAAATAGCCTCTACGCAGTCTAGTTCCCTTGAGGGATCAATATTATTCCATTGTGCTATAAGCGATAATTCTGCAGCATTGATTTTGACCATATCTGCTTTCTTCAACAAACCGGTTATCAGCTCAGGAGTGTAATGCGGGGCGCGAAGGTTTACATCGAAAACTTTATAGCTTGCATTGTCCAACAGATTTAACAGCGTAGCCCTGGATACCTCATTTCTTGAGCAAAGGCTTCCAAAAACAAAGCCATCAGACTTTTTAACCAGTTCTTCAAGGCCACTTTCATTTCGAATATAATCCCAGGCAACCGGAGCGACAATATCATAACTTACCTCATGTTCTGCATTAATTTTGGCTACTACCTGGCTGGTTTGACGTTCACGGTTTATCTGAACCCATTCTTTTTCTACACCTATGCTATCCAAAAAACCCAGCAATTCAGCTCCTGGTTCATCATTGCCAATACTGCTAATCAAATAACTGGTTAAACCTAGTTTATGCAGGTGATAGGCCACATTCATAGGTGCCCCTCCTGGCCTTTTACTTCCAGTAGGTAAATTATCCCAAAGGATCTCCCCAAAACACACAATCGATTTATTTTTCGACATAATCTTATTTTTTTCTTAATGTAATACGATATGCTCACCAATCTGCTCCAATGATTTGCCTTTGGTTTCCGGCATTAGTTTCCATACAAAAATTAATTGTAGTACCATCATCCCTCCAAAAAAGAAGAATGTAGTTGCCCCGCCAAATGTCTCAGTGAGGTAAGGAAAATAAAAAGCTATAATAGCAGCCATCACCCAGTGGGTAGAGCTCCCCAGTGTTTGACCTTTAGCGCGTACCTGATTGGGAAATATCTCAGAAATGAAAACCCAGATTACCGCCCCCTGAGAAAAGGCAAAAAAAGCAATAAACAGCATGATATATATTGGTATTGCTATCCCCCAAACGATTCGGTATAAAAGGTATAACCAACCAGAAAAAGTGAGGCAATCAACCCTAATGACCCAATAAGCATCAGTACTCTTCTGCCTACCTTATCAATAAAATTTAAGGCGAGTAAAGTAAAGATAAAATTGATAATACCGATTCCAACTGTTGAAAGCAATGAGCCATGCGCACCAAGTCCGGCCATTTCAAAAATCCGGGGTGAATAATAAATGATCGCATTAATTCCGGAAACCTGGTTGAAAAAAGCAAACAACACGGCAAGTACAACCGGTTTGTTGTATTTCCCAGAAAACAAGCCCTCTCCAGATTTTTTTTCGCCTTCCGTTTCTTTTGAATTTTGGATAGCTGTAAGTTCCTGATCGCAATTAAGGGGGTTGATAATCCTGAGGATTTCCAATGCTTTTTCATTCGCACCCTTTTTCAGGATCAACCAGCGTGGACTCTCCGGGATTAAAATAATCAGCAAAAAGAATATCAATGAAGGGAAAGCCTGTACGCCAAGCATCCACCGCCATGAAGCTTCACCTCCCTGGCTAATAAGATAATTGGAAAGATAAGAAATTAAAATACCTAGTACCACATTAAACTGGAAAAGGCCTACGAGTCTGCCTCTACGATCGGCTGGAGATATTTCGGATATATAGATTGGAGCAGTTACTGATGAAATACCGACTCCTAAACCTCCCAGAAAACGAAAAGTAAGGAACACATACCA is drawn from Pedobacter sp. HDW13 and contains these coding sequences:
- a CDS encoding sugar porter family MFS transporter; translated protein: MKKNSVLAWSAVVALGGFLFGFDTAVISGAEKAIQQFWKLSVFEHGLTISIALIGTVIGSLLGSKPSDRFGRKNTLYFVAALYLFSSLGTALAHDWYVFLTFRFLGGLGVGISSVTAPIYISEISPADRRGRLVGLFQFNVVLGILISYLSNYLISQGGEASWRWMLGVQAFPSLIFFLLIILIPESPRWLILKKGANEKALEILRIINPLNCDQELTAIQNSKETEGEKKSGEGLFSGKYNKPVVLAVLFAFFNQVSGINAIIYYSPRIFEMAGLGAHGSLLSTVGIGIINFIFTLLALNFIDKVGRRVLMLIGSLGLIASLFLVGYTFYTESFGG
- a CDS encoding MFS transporter translates to MLFIAFFAFSQGAVIWVFISEIFPNQVRAKGQTLGSSTHWVMAAIIAFYFPYLTETFGGATTFFFFGGMMVLQLIFVWKLMPETKGKSLEQIGEHIVLH